Within the Glycine max cultivar Williams 82 chromosome 12, Glycine_max_v4.0, whole genome shotgun sequence genome, the region TCACTGATAAAAACACAaggtttttgttgaaaaaaaatgtgtatacatatGAAGGGTGAAAGTTGTGAaaagtttttcgaacacccaaaatggacttggatgGATGCATGAATTGACAAAAGAGtatgttttggaaacattgggttgacttgagtaggaaaaatgaatcctgagccctagtgtcacatgaccataaaaacttgatgcttgagtgtccacatgggtgcatgcatgactgattttgcataaaatttctgaatcatcattgttgtgtgtgtatcatggaaataatatgggacattcctttatccctgaaccgctggccaaaccaacaccctgacgTACATCGTGTCTGGCCATTCTGCAAGCCTTTTGTGCCAAGACCTCAaaccaccataaaccttgacaaAGGATGAGAATTTCCATCCTTGTCCTTGGAAGAAGGAACCATGAGGTCTCCCAAGGAAAAAAGAGTCATTCACCATTAACCTAACACgcttccaaaagaaaaagatagtttctgatcaaagatcggaagaaaacaaaagaaaatatacagaaaggtatTTGGactagacaatatctgaacaatataaaattgtcacaagcaaataagaaaagaaaggaaaccatgacttgAAGTgaccctctccctttgattaccaaccaaaatcttgtgcacCGACAACTTTTTTGcctcgcactaaacaaaaaaaaaaaaacaaaaacagaaaaaaggaaCAGGCCGAAATGCCCagagccaagtttcccaccaaagcAGTATTCcgaaaaaagtcctattgatccatgatcacacatgtaatctttgatttgataggaaatgatttgacaaatcaagtcatgacatatctatggttcagaattaggataaaacagtTTCCTGTGTGAGGTTTATACACTctaagtgattttcttctattttggtcggacccaatgtttcctctaaatgttcgtttagaaatgaaatgctaacatccaaaatctcatttgtggttacgaaaaaatttcatcagcatattgaggatacgtaggggGAGGGCCTAGTGTTTCCTCTACATGgtcggacccagtgtttcctatAAATGGTCGGACCCAATGTTTCCCCTAAATAGTCGTTTAGAACACTGAGCCTATTTTTTAGCCTCATAGTCTCACACCACAAGCAAGAATTACGTAGGTATgtgttcctcatcgcaaattgaggatacgtaggagcaaaagccccactttagtaaaccaccccaccttttgctatcgTGACCCGTGAGTCCAGTGGTATGCGAAGacacccaagtggttatccgtacaaacacaaCATCTATTGACCTTGACCCATGCATTAGGTGGCAGGTggaaataccccaagtggttatccgtacaaagacaacatctgttgATCCTACGaaaataccccaagtggttattcgtacaaagacaacatctgttgATCCTGATCCATGCGTCAGATGGTAGGCGGAAATACCgcaagtggttatccatacaaagataacatctgttgatcctgacccatgcgtcaggtggcaggcgaaaataccccaagtggttatccatacaaagacaacatttgttgatcctgacccatgcgtcaAGTGGCAGGCagaaataccccaagtggttatccatacaaagacaacatttgttgatcctgacccatgcgtcaggtgCCAGGCagaaataccccaagtggttatccatacaaGACAACATCTGTTGATCATGACCCATGCGTTAGGTGGCAAGCGaaaataccccaagtggttatccgtacaagaCAACTTCTgttgatcctgacccatgcgtcaggtCGTAGGCAGAAATACCagaagtggttatccgtacaaagacaacatctattaatcctgacccatgcgtcatgtggcaggcggaaataccccaagtggttatccgtacaaacacaaCATCTGTTGATCCTGACCCATGTGTCAGGTGGCAGGTGGAAATACCCTGAGTGATTATCCTTACAAACACAACATCTgttgatcctgacccatgcgtcaAGTGGCAGGCAGAGATACCTCGAGTGGTTATCAGTATAaacacacagttctgctaccTCGACTTGTGAGActccggtagcatgcagagacaccGTTTGGTTATCCGCACACTTGCTTTCCATTCCCAAGGCTGTCAAAATCCTCTATATTGGCCTGAGACAAGCAAAGTCTAGTGATATCCTGGATGGTGATAGTCGTTTGATTCTAATCATTTTGCTAAGTTTTCCTGCAGATACTACTTGTCCTCCAGGGACAATCAAGTGGATGGCGCACAAAAAGCCCCTCCTACTGTCAAGGAATGATCAAGCTGGATAGCGTAAGAGACGTCACGGTCACTATTGGAGCTATTTGGTCAGTTAGGTGGAGTGTCagcccgaacgaaattagggtcttatctttacttcccttttatctccaataaaagataagtaaagagggacaaCTATCATGctctaattttgtccggggaccatcgTTTGCGAGGATGCGgacctcgtttgaccactttcAAACACTTGAGACCCGTCCccatggaatccgtaaagttccgagaCATTCCTGAAAAGAAAtggtaaaaaaacacaaaaaatgggGATGTGTTTAGTAAACCtggggggtgtaaatagaactTCAAGCCCCATTTTTGTCCGGAGAGGATTTTTTGTTGGCACACAGATCTCAATTAGTCACTTCAGAAAACTTAACACTCATCACCGTGAAATCCGTGAGGTTTCGGAAAGAAATcaaccaaaaacataataatggGGCTGCACTTATCAAACTTGGGGGTGTAACTAGCATTGGGACCATCCAAACATccaaaagggggtgaacttatcaattacAGTGCGCTTAGGAAAGTTCATCCAGAACATTctagaagggggtgaacttatcaattacGGGGTGCGCTCAGGAAACTTCATCACTAAGCAACCTAGAAGGGGGTGTACTCATCAATCGAGGGGTGTGCTCAGAAAtgttcctcaagaagcctctgggcggcaaccacctccctcattttgttaaaaaatggcatacgggctaaaatcaactctaatatgcttccgtaacttttttgTCAAGTACGAaaggggggggtgaacttatcagtTGGGGGTGTActcagaaatcttcctcaagaagtcTCTGGGCAGAAACCACCTCcctttttctcctataaataggggaagtgGGCTGAGTTTAAGGATCCAACAATTTTTGCACTAAgctttcacttgaaattagtgagtagaagagaaagaagaaaaaaatccaagctAAGGTGTTTTCGTaatgcttccgagatgtttccgtgagCGATTCTGAGGAAGTCCTTTgctgttcttcattcgttcttcgtcattcttcgttccttcttcggtcttcaaccggtaagttttcgaatccgaggctttcaattcattcttgttttgttttgttttcattccTCATCTCGTTTACTTTCGGTATTCTTTTCTTCTACTTTTAACGATCTTtcaaccgtttatttaagccattatcttgtttaataattgataaaatgaatttcaaccgatcatttgtgttgtaatctcattcaatcactgttaaaatgaaatccaaccgatcgttcacgttgtaacctcggttaaataaaaaacagcaaaataataataaaataatcaaaatatctgaaaataataataataaaataatcaaaatatatttgaaaaataataaaaatatctttgaataaaataataagaaaaaaatcaatcgaatttctttctttgaaagtttcctttgatgaattgactaataaccaaagtgaaactaaggctaaaatcaactcacaaatcaagctttgtctaCAAAAATACTCAacaccgttttaaggtccaatgccttaaaacgatcctctttgctttattggttaacatggactattcaaaagcataaaatcaacacataactttaccgcttttgcaagaactacgtaggtctgattttatcatcgcaattgaggatacgtaggaaaaaaagcctcgcttttgtcgaccccatGAGATCGTTAAAGGTCTAACGTCTTAACGTttatctcctttcaaaaacaaagagattgttaatggttcaatgccttaacgtttctcttctttgacaaccaagagatcgttaatggtccaatgccttaacgtttctctcatttcaaaagaatcaaaagatcgtttaatggtccaatgccttaaacaacttttgtttgattaaaattgatcttgcgaaaaaagataaaaacaaattaaccaacgtttagttctgaaagaactaagtaggtctgattttctcatcgcaattgaggaatatgtaggataaagggaaatacccttgtcgaccacaaaaggataaaaaatacaaaaagtaaaaaacataaaaaacacaaaagatagaaaaacataaaaaaggggaaaataaaaacaaaccgaagtcatgatattgcacatttgattaaagactGCCGTCCTTTGTGGTggatgtgtggggtgctaataccttccccgtgcgtaaaaacaactcccgaacctttcacacttaaagttcttAGACCaaatttttggtttttccaatgttttcctcgaataagtGGCAACTCCACGcgttttcctcccttggaagacgctcccgtgagtctcgcgtcgccctcccgccgaagggtaggttgcgacataaCTCATGCAAGGTTCCCAGCGATCCAAAATTCCCCTAGTACATAGAGTTAACAACTTCACCTAGTACTCCAAGGTGCATTTTGGAGTAAATGTCTTAACTAAGCATTTATTAAACAAGTATTTATCGTATAGGTATTTATGTATAAGTTTTTCatagaatcaaaataaaaatatgattaaattatttttgtacaggttataaaatattttcataagatatttttcaaaagataaatCCAAATATGTTGTAAATTAGTTCTGCCAAAAAAGCATCCTAATTAGTTCTGCCAAATGAAAGAGAGAGGCGGGGTCGTGAAGGGTGAGGGGAGgggtttagaaaatgaaaatagcaaTAGGAGGGGCAATGCATTATTGTAGTCATTATGCCATTCTGTTCCCCAATAGAATTCTAACAATATAATCAAAAGGATGTTAATAGTTGTCAGCTTTCCCTGCCTGCAATTATACAAAAAAGCATGAGAATAACAGAATTTAGTGAAATTCATAAAATCTCCCAAATGCTAATGTTTCAAACTTCAACTGCTGGAAAACATGAGCATTGCAAGAACATAAAAACGTTCGAAGAATTGATAGTTAGCTTGATGAAAAAATCTTCATAGTGCATGTCAAGAactaattgttattttcaatagatgcaaataacaaatttaaaaccCAGCATAAGGTGTTGGGTttcaaaaataccaaaaaacctttgcaaaataattcaaaaaattattttatgatgcTTATTGCAAAAGCATTCCAATGGCAAGCTTTAACCAAGAGTTTTCGTAGAAATTTAAAACTTCCATATGTAAATGCAAATTGGGAAAACTTGCTTTCCTTAGCAAAAATAAaagcttatataattttttttaaaaaagcagAAAGGTAAGCACATATtgaatattcaaaaaaataaaaaagtggcTAAAGggaataataaatttgaaaataataatgctCTATGAAAACCAGTTTGTGAAAAGTGGTCTTCAGATATTGATCATGCATATAATGCATATCAAATATGATATTACTATCTTATACCTAGAAAATAACTTCATGAAGCCCAGTTTATTGtttggtattttttatattgaattgaaaaatagaCTTCCTAACTAATATGTTTACACTTTTCGATCAAACAATTTGTTACTTTGTTAATTTCCCATTTAAatctcaaaaaataatattagctTGCATGCAAGAGTACCCCAACAAACAATCCTAtccatattttcaaaaattgtgACCAATTAAcataatcaatttgaaaaagaaatctttgatgTTCACATTAGCAAACACGATTAGTATAGTTTTAGAGGAACTTGAGATAGAAAACTGGGGAGTTGTGAATTTAAGCTGAAAAGATGTGTTATTTTCACGCGCAAGTTAAactagagaagaaaaagaagattaaCCAGCTTCTCAACACACTCCACTAGTTCTCTAAGAGACACTACATTATTAAACTACTACTGTGCATCGCATCGCATCACACCTTTTGATTTTACATGCACCGGGTGCTCGACAAAATAtccaaatgattaaattaaactagtgtttccaaaagatgatactttatcaatttatgcacaCATCAGAGTCCATTTAGACATTCGGAAAAAACTTCCACAACATTCACCCTTCAAGTGTACACAcgcatttttctttcaaaaatccACTTGTATTCCGACTGGTGAaattctaaaagaaaaactGGCAGTTCATCTATTTTCAAAGCATGTCGGTCTTTTAGCCaattaataaactatttttgtcatttattttttcatttctatctttcttttagtcaattgcttcaagaaaaagattgaCAAGGTTTGCAAATCGGGCGCAGTTGGTATCCAAACTTACACTATTGAAAACAAGGCATGTGACTGAATGTACACAAGACCTACATTTTTTTGGCGTTTCAGACAAATCATCACAAAGTAAGTACGATCATATGCTAGAAGTGGTAAATCTACTTACGACGAGCGAAAAATAACTGAAAGCGATAACGACATACTCAGTTTAATCATAACAAACATAACAACTAGTGCGAATAACATCAAACCACAATGGAAGTAACAAAATGACCGAACGCGATAAcgtcaaacaaccaaaacaataatTTCAAGCCACGcagaaataacaaaaacaataatgtcaaatcatgcagaaataataaaaacaataatgtcaaatcatgagtaaataaaaaaataaaaaagacataatgaCGAAAGAAGACGAATCACAAGTTTGGCGATCCCGGTCATACGTCTCCGCCTCCTCCAAGGAAGAAGTCCATCACGTCAACCATGTCATCATGTTCCTCAGCTCCGTATCCATCTCTAGAGGTGCCTGTGGGCCCTACCCCTTTTTGAGCATCAGGCCAATCACCAGGCCATGCTACCGTGGCGTCAAACTGCTCAGGGTTAGGCCACACATAAGTGTTGGGATCCTGGCTCCACCGATAAAAGCTCTTGTTCAGCTGTACTTGTCCCCTAAGATTGGCTGCCTGCTAGTCAGCCACGTGTCGTATATAGCGCTCCAACCTTTGCAAGTGAGCTGAGGTGGACTTTGGGGGAGATGGAGGTGCATTGGCTGCCTATGGCAGGGCGTCTCCAGGCTGTTGTGGTGCCTCGCCTTGAGCCTGCCTAGAGGTGCAATACTTCTCGATGATGGCTATAGTGATAGGGGGtcgatgaccttgctgggggtgatAGGCACTCCATAAAACTGGTAGAGACCTATGATCAGAGTAGGGAAACCCAGGACCCTATTGGAATTTTTCGGGTTGACAGAGTGCCTCGTAGGCACTGTTCCAGCAAACTGATAGATGGCATCGACAATCAACtctgtgtcaggatggcatacaccagtaGAGGGAGATCGGAGTTGTGGTCACTGGGTAGGATGTTGTTGAGCAAcaatgtcatccatatctgggtcaaggtggtcatgctggtgcgcatgatcctcGCCCGTCTCCCTATAGTGGTCTGGGAAAAATCCTACCCCGGCATGCACAAACATTGAGCAATGGCGTCCTTGTCAAAGCCAGAGACCTGGCTCTTCCTCTGGTTGTATTCACACTATTGACCCTATTCCAAAATCAGCGGGTGGCCcaagaactggctgagggcatccgcgtcaaagatatgtttttttttttgggggggggggtagttttgggtgaagaaaactCACCCTCCCCCTCTTTTTAAACTACCTCGTACAGGGGGTGCTCACCCAGGCGACCTAAccctgtgcatttttttttgcaagaattATTTGCAAAATTTTAACCTTTGGGTTGGCGCTTGTTCATTTTAATTCCTAGGATTAAGAATAAACTAGGCATATTTAACTACGACTTTAGAAAAATAGACGAATAgataacaagcagaaatttaaagtgtactaggctgcctcctagtagcgcttctttaacgtcttgagcggACGCGGGATGATAATTTATTGATCACGGGCCTAGCATGTACTCATACCCATCCCTAAGTCTTCTAAAAACAGGAAATGGCACCACGCAATAAAACATGACTACGTTACCACTTATCTTGGTTTATCTTTGTCTTGAATTTGCATGGTATTGACTATCacttaaaatgaatcttttccTATCCTTCGATTCACAGGATAAAATTATGCGtatacatgcgtatgcatgGGCAGTTCAAGTGCAATGACTCAAACAAACGTCCATtatgttcaattttatttaagcgcttggggcaccccTATAGATCGAGTGAGATGGCTTGGACTAAAAAAGAGAACacacattttaaaacataacaGACACAACGCTAGGGTTGAAATGCAAATTGCCAATCCAATGTTCATTAGATGTTGAGATCAAAGTTTACAAAGGACAGAAAATCTCTAGGGAGCCTCAGAGTATAATCACGTAGTGACTCTTCTAGCTGCCCCAAGAGCTAAGCATGATATCGCTTGATGATATCGGTGTTCACAGGTGAAGGCAACTCCTcatcatccatgttggtgagcaccagtGCTCCTCCGGAGAATGCCTTCTTTATGATGAAAGGTTCTTCATAGTTCGGAGCCCACTTTCCCCTATCATCCTTTAGGGCTTGGGATGATTTCTTTTGAACAAGGTCTCCCTCGTTGAATTTGCACGGGTGTACCTTCTTGTTGAAAGCATTTTTTACCCGTCTCTggtacaaacgcccatggctcatagCTACCAGACGCTTGCCTTCTATAAGATTGAGATAATCAAAGTGtgcttgagcccactctgattctttcAACCCGGACTCTACCAAGATCCTCAAAGAAGgaacttccacctcaaacgacAATACAACTTCCATTCCGTACACCAACGAAAATGGTGTTGCCCCGGTTGATGTGCGTACCAAGGTGCGATAACCATGTAGTGCGAAAGGGAACATCCGTGCCAATCCTTATATGAAACGGTCATCTTCTAAATAATTTTCTCGATGTTCTTATTGGCTGCCTCATTCATCTTGGGCCTGTAATGTGTGGAATTGTGGTATTGAATTTTGAAGTCCTCGCACAattccttcatcatcttgttattcaaatTGATGGCATTgtctgtgataatcttcctgGGCAGTCCATACCGAcatattatttcctttttaatgAATCTGACTACCACGCTTCTCGTGACGTTGAAGGACTTTAACCCATTAGGTGAAGTAGTCGATTGCAACTAAGATGAAGCGATGCCCATTCAAatccttgggctcaatggccttgatcacatctattccccacatggagaagggCCACGGTGCTGCAAAAATGTATAAAGGCATGGgcagagcattgacattgtccatgaatgtctggcatttgtggcatttcctaaCATGGATGTAGCAGTCGCTCTCCATGGTAAGCCAATAATACCCCGCCCTCAGAATCTTCCATGCCATAGCATGCTCATTGGCATTTGTTctaaaggaaccctcgtggacttccACTAGCATGCGTTtagcctccctggcatccacaaaTTGGAGtaaaaccatgtcatggttcctTTTGTATAGAATGTTTTCATTCAAGAAGAAACCGGTTGTCGACCTTCTTAATGTTCTCTTgtcgttgtcggaagcctccTGTGGGTACTCCTTGTCTTCGATGTATCGCTTTATGTCAAAGTACCAATGTTTACCATCATGTTCCTCTTCTATCAAACAAGAATGCACGAGTTTTCCACGACATATAAATTCAATGTATGGCATGTCCCCATGCGGGGTTAGTTGGAACATAGATTCTAGAGTGGCAAGCGCATCGACCATTTGATTCTCCTCTCTGGGAACATGGTGGAAAGAGACATCATCGAAGAACTCAACCAACTTCTTGATGTatgtttgatagggtatcagcTTATGATCCCTAGTCTCCCATTCTCCCCttagctggtgaatcaccaagGCTGAGTCTCTGTACACTGTGAGCAACTTGACGTTGAAGTCAATTGCCGCTTGGATCCCAAGGGCACATGCCTCGTATTCGGCCATGTTCTTCGTACAATCAAAACCCAACCTGGCCGTGAAGGGAATGCATTTATTGCCGGGAGAAACCAAAGTCACCGCAACCACATGGCCTAGGGTGTTGGACGCATCGTcgaaccacacgatccacttaTCCCTGTCCTTATCCTTTGACTTCTC harbors:
- the LOC102669795 gene encoding uncharacterized protein, coding for MHKEIKIYVDDMIAKSKTEEEHLVNLRKLFKRLQKYQLRLLGFVPLFKLLRKNQSIHWNDDCQEAFGKIEQCIMNPLVLMPLVLGRPLILYMMVLDESMRCMLGQHDDSGKREWVVYYLSKKFTACEMNYSLLERTCCTLLWASHRLRQYMLSHTTWLVSKMDPVKYIFEKPALTTQIARWQVFLSEYNIVYVTQKAIKGSALADYLAQQPLNDYHPMHLEFSDEDIMALFEEKSKDKDRDKWIVWFDDASNTLGHVVAVTLVSPGNKCIPFTARLGFDCTKNMAEYEACALGIQAAIDFNVKLLTVYRDSALVIHQLRGEWETRDHKLIPYQTYIKKLVEFFDDVSFHHVPREENQMVDALATLESMFQLTPHGDMPYIEFICRGKLVHSCLIEEEHDGKHWYFDIKRYIEDKEYPQEASDNDKRTLRRSTTGFFLNENILYKRNHDMVLLQFVDAREAKRMLVEVHEGSFRTNANEHAMAWKILRAGYYWLTMESDCYIHHRGPSPCGE